A genome region from Hippopotamus amphibius kiboko isolate mHipAmp2 chromosome 1, mHipAmp2.hap2, whole genome shotgun sequence includes the following:
- the LOC130848765 gene encoding uncharacterized protein LOC130848765, with the protein MGACSGDPHLCWASRLLGFTSLLLSICSTGVKSSGAHDSGVQDSGAHIPLHGIRGGSVLFHVTKKQEAELTEVTWGFGPESNYRVLLKVCAGGDAPTWVSLQDKYQQRVHVPNMTTLKIENLTSEDSGQYRARASFTGGLEFNQVFLLTVYEPVPLPQILSKSSSITPGWCNVTLECRASGVTEDLKVTWESKGLPRELEQRMTPGPASNSSTLTVSLPLSQPSASLTCVLSNQVDQKTATLDLGKLCVHGSHEQVSADPLPGILGAVVAVLLILGGGLYLWKTSGKKKKKKMETRRGTELQEDQMDNDGSIEYAELSQQEPREGTNKAEQKTEREKDDISHWHPR; encoded by the exons ATGGGGGCCTGCTCAGGAGACCCCCACCTCTGCTGGGCCTCCAGGCTCCTGGGATTCACCAGCCTCCTCCTCA GCATCTGCAGCACTGGGGTCAAGAGTTCTGGAGCACATGATTCTGGAGTTCAGGATTCTGGAGCTCACATTCCTCTGCATGGGATCCGAGGAGGTTCTGTGTTGTTTCATGTGACTAAGAAGCAAGAAGCTGAGCTGACGGAGGTCACATGGGGCTTTGGCCCAGAGTCAAACTACAGAGTCCTGCTGAAAGTCTGTGCTGGGGGAGATGCTCCAACCTGGGTCAGCCTCCAGGACAAGTACCAGCAGAGGGTCCATGTGCCCAACATGACAACCCTGAAGATTGAGAACCTGACCTCTGAGGACAGTGGGCAGTACCGGGCTCGAGCCAGCTTCACTGGGGGACTAGAATTTAACCAAGTTTTCCTCCTCACTGTCTATG agcctgtgcccctgcCCCAGATCCTGTCCAAGTCATCATCCATCACTCCAGGCTGGTGCAATGTCACCCTGGAGTGCAGAGCCTCAGGGGTCACAGAGGACCTGAAGGTGACCTGGGAGAGCAAGGGCCTCCCCAGGGAGCTGGAGCAGAGAATGACCCCGGGACCAGCCTCCAACTCCTCTACTCTGACTGTGAGCCTGCCTCTCAGCCAGCCCAGCGCCAGCCTCACCTGTGTGCTCAGCAACCAGGTGGACCAGAAAACTGCCACCTTGGACCTTGGGAAACTCTGTGTCCATG GTTCACATGAACAGGTCAGTGCTGACCCCCTGCCAGGCATCCTAGGGGCTGTCGTGGCTGTGTTATTGATCCTTGGAGGTGGACTGTACCTTTGGAAGACAAgtgggaaaaagaagaagaagaagatggagaCTAGAAGAG GTACAGAATTGCAGGAGGACCAAATGGACAATGATGGTAGCATCGAGTATGCAGAGCTGAGCCAGCAGGAGCCTCGAGAGGGCACAAACAAG GCTGAACAgaagactgaaagagaaaaagatgacaTCTCTCACTGGCATCCCAGGTAA